A genomic stretch from Caloenas nicobarica isolate bCalNic1 chromosome 3, bCalNic1.hap1, whole genome shotgun sequence includes:
- the DYNLT1 gene encoding dynein light chain Tctex-type 1, with protein MDDFQSAEETTFVVDEVSAIIKEAIESAIGGNAYQHSKVNQWTTSVVEQTLNQLTKLGKPFKYIVTCVIMQKNGAGLHTASSCFWDNSSDGTCTVRWENKTMYCIVSAFGLAI; from the exons ATGGACGATTTCCAGTCGGCGGAGGAG ACTACCTTTGTTGTTGATGAAGTCAGTGCCATCATTAAAGAG GCCATAGAGAGTGCAATAGGTGGCAACGCCTACCAGCACAGCAAAGTGAACCAGTGGACAACCAGTGTGGTGGAACAAACGCTAAACCAACTCACAAAGCTGGGGAAGCCTTTCAAGTATATTG TGACCTGTGTGATTATGCAGAAGAATGGTGCTGGGCTACATACAGCAAGCTCTTGCTTCTGGGACAACTCCAGTGATG GAACCTGCACTGTGAGATGGGAGAATAAGACTATGTACTGTATTGTCAGTGCCTTTGGACTTGCAATATAA